ATCCGGCGGTCACCGCGCTCCGGCGCAACGGGACCAGCTCGCGGGCAGGATCGAAACGTCCCTCGGCTACCGGGGGCACAGGAACGAGCTTTGAACGGACAGGACTACTACATCCCCGCGGTGGCCATGGCGGTCTCCGTCGCGTTCAAGGTGCCGGCCCTGCGGGCCGACTGGCGCGATCCGCTGCTGCGTTCGGTGTGCGCCCTGCTGACGCTGGCCGGGGCGGTGTTCACCTTCGCCGCCCCGCCGACCATCGCGGCCGTCAACCGCTGGACCGGTGTCCCCAACTTCTCGGCCCCGCTGGTGTACTGCCTCATCACCGCGTTCAGCGCCTCCTGCCTGGTACTGATCTTCAACTGGCGCGGTGGCGAGCCCGAGGAGATCCGGCGCACCTCCCGCCGCTGGATCTCCGGCTACTCGGTGGTGATCGGCACGATCATCGTCGTGTACGCGCTCGGCTCCGCCCCGGTGGAGCGGCTGCGCGACTTCGACACGTACTACGCCAACACCCCGTACATCCGGTTGATGATCGCCGCCTACCTGCTGGCGCACAACGTGGCCGCGATCACGATGACGGCCATGTGCTGGCGCTGGGCCCTCCAGGTCCGCGGCTGGCTGCGCACCGGCCTGTTCATCATCGTCGGCGGCTACGTGTTCAGCCTCGCCTACGACGCCGCCAAGATGTCGGCGGTCGTCGCCCGCTGGAGCGGCCACGACCTGGACGACCTCAGCACCCTCGTGGCCCCGCCGCTCGCCTCCATGGGCGCGCTCGTCAGCGCCACCGGCTTCGTGCTGCCGCTGCTGTGCCAGCACCTCTCCGACAGCTGGCGCACCTGGTCGACGTACCGGCGCCTGGGCACCCTCTGGCACGAGATGCAGAGCACCGCGCCCGCCGGAACCCCCTCGGTCCGCATGTCCTGGTGGTCACCGGCCGAAATCCGGATGATCCAGCGGGAGTCGGACATCCACGACGGCTTCCTGCGTCTGGGGCCCTGCTTCGACCGCCGCCGCCGGGACCTCGCCTACGCGCAGGCCCGCGCGGACGGCGCCGACGAGGCCACGGCCCGCGCCGTGGCCGACGCCGCGATGGTGGCGGCGGCCGTGCGCACCAGCGCCACCGCCCCCGGGGGGACCGTCGGCGCGGACGGAGCGGAGCGGGTCCACGTCACGGCCGACGGGCCGCGCGACCTCGTACGCATCTCCCACGCCTTGCGGCACTCGCCCCTGGTGGCGGCGGCACGACGGCAGGCCGCCGCCGTACCGGGACTCTGACGCCGGGGCCTGGCCCGCCGCCCGCCGCGCCGCTCACCACCTACCGCGCCGCCTACCGCACCGCCTACCGCGCCGCCGCGACCGTCACCGCCGGGAAGAGGTCCTCGAACGGCCCGGCCGAATCTGAGCCGTCCCGGCCGTACGGCGCGTCGAAGCTCCACACCATGAACAGCAGGAACACGATCAGCGCGCTGAACAGCCCCGCCAGCAGCAGCTCCCGGCCCGAACGCCGGATCTGGAGCGTGAAGATCAGCCCGACCGTGACCACCCCGCCCACCAGCAGTCCGAACCACACCACCCCCGGCAGCGTGGACTCGTCGCTCTGCATCCGCGAGTGCCGGGCGTCGTCGGCCGCCGCGATGTGGTCGAGCAGCGGCTGGTAGGCCTGCGCCTGGAGTTCGGTGGCCGGGCTCTGGTGGGTGACGTCGGAGCGCAGCGTGCCGAGCAGCTTCGCGCCCTCCGTGGAGGCGGCCTGGCCGGAGGTGAGGCGCGGCCAGTCGACGCTCACGGTGTGGGAGACGTACGCGTCCACCTCCCCGCGGATCCGGTCGCGCACCGGGGCCGGGTAGACGTCGGCGCGCTGGGTGACCTCGTACAGCGACTGCGCCTCGCGCCGCACGCTGTCCTCGGCGGAGCCGCGCGCCTCCCAGACACCGGCGATGGCCAGGCCCAGCACGATCGCGTAGACCACGCCGACCATCATCGTCATGTACTCGATGACGTCGGGGGTTTCGCTGGTGTCCTCGTCCTCCGCGACCCGGCGGTGCCGGAGCAGGGTGCAGGCGAGGACGAGGGCGCAGACGAGCGCCATGGCGATGGCCAGGACCAGCCATTCGGACACGAGGGTTCTCCCGTTCGAGGGTCGCAGAAGTGGAAGGGCTACCGGGCGCTCTTGGAGCGGGGGCGCAGCGCGGCGGCGGCGAGCACGGCCGGGGTCGTGACGACGACCATCAGCATCATGGTGGACATGCCGTTCGGGCCCCTGCGCTCAAGGGCCGACGAGTGGTACGCCGGCACGTGGAAGCGGGTCACGGGTGCGGCGGCGGCCCTGCGCGGGGGCGGGGCGGAAGCCTTGGCCGGCGCCGCCTGCGCCCGTGACCCGGCAGCCGCCCGGACCGGCGGCGGCTGCGCCCCCTCCCCCGGCGCCTCCGGCCGGGCCGGGAGGCCGGGAGCCTGCCCGGCGTGGTGCACGGTCGGCCGCCGCTCACCGGGCGCCGTCACCCGTACCGAAGGCTCCGGGGTGACCGTCGGCGCCTTCGGTGCGGAAGGCTGCCGCGCGTGCCCGGCGGGCACGCAGACGTCGACCCGGGCGCCGTGGCCCGCGCCGTCGTCGGCGACCGCCACATGGCCGTGCAGCGGGCACAGCGCGCCCAGCATCCCGGCCCCGGCGACGTACTGCCAAGCGGTCACCACGCGACTGGTCCTCCCGATCCGTTTCGGCAGCAGCCTGCCGTGGATACAGCGGCTGCTCTTGAAGAAACGATCACGGCCCGGCTTCGACACGCGTGGGCGGATACACGAAGGGCGCGACCCGGTGGGTCGCGCCCTGTCATGCCTGCGTTCGGCCTCAGGCCTCCGGGGAGCCGCCGAAGCGCTCGCGGTAGGACTCCAGGTCCTCCTCGGTCACCCGGGCGAAGAGCACCGGCGGCACGGTGAACGGCGTACCCGCCGGGACCGCGTCCAGCGACCTGGCCTGCTCCGGGGTGACCCACGTGGCCGTGTCGTCGGCGAGCGCGAACGCGGAGCGCATGGCGCGCGCCGAGGCCGGGATGAACGGCTCGGAGACCACCGAGTAGAGGTGGATGAGGTTCATCGCGGTGCGCAGCGTGAGCGCCGCGCCCTCCAGGTCGGTCTTGACTTCCAGCCAGGGGGCCTTCTCGTCGAGGTACGCGTTGCCGGCCGACCACAGGGCGCGCAGCGCGGCCGCCGCCTTGCGGTACTGGAGGGACTCCATGTGGCCCTCGTACTCGGCCAGCAGCTCGGCGATCTGCTCGCCGAGCTTGGCCTCGACCTCGCCGGCCGGGCTGCCCGCCGGGACCTCGTCGCCGAACTTCTTGCGCGAGAAGGTCAGCACACGGTTGACGAAGTTGCCGAGCGTGCCGCCGAGGTCCTTGTTGACGGTGGCGGCGAAGTGCTCCCACGTGAAGGACGAGTCGTCGGACTCGGGGGCGTTGGCGATGAGGAAGTAGCGCCAGAAGTCGGCCGGGAGGATCTCCAGCGCCTGGTCGGTGAAGACGCCGCGCTTCTGGGAGGTGGAGAACTTGCCGCCGTAGTACGTCAGCCAGTTGAAGGCCTTGACGTAGTCGACCTTCTTCCACGGCTCGCGGGTGCCGAGCTCGGTGGCGGGGAACATCACCGTGTGGAACGGGACGTTGTCCTTGGCCATGAACTGCGTGTAGCGCACGTCCTCGGCCTCGTACCACCAGGACTTGTAGTCGCGGTTCGCCGGGTCGGCGTCCGCCCACTCCTTGGTGGAGGCGATGTACTCGATCGGCGCGTCGAACCAGACGTAGAAGACCTTGCCGTCCGCGGCGAGCTCGGGCCAGGTGTCGGCGGGGACGGGGACGCCCCAGTCGAGGTCGCGGGTGATCGCGCGGTCGTGTAGGCCCTCGGTCAGCCACTTGCGGGCGATGGAGGAGGCCAGCTGCGGCCACTCCTCCTCGTGTTCCGCCACCCAGGCCTCGACCTCGTGCTGGAGCTTGGACTGGAGGAGGAAGAGGTGCTTGGTCTCGCGGACCTCCAGGTCCGTGGAGCCGGAGATGGCCGAGCGCGGCTCGATGAGGTCCGTGGGGTCCAGGACGCGGGTGCAGTTCTCGCACTGGTCGCCGCGGGCCTTGTCGTAGCCGCAGTGCGGGCAGGTGCCCTCGACGTAGCGGTCCGGCAGGAAGCGCCCGTCGACCGGGGAGTACACCTGGCGGATCGCGCGCTCCTCGATGAAGCCGTTCTCCTGGAGGCGGCGCGCGAAGTGCTGGGTGATCTCGGCGTTCTGCTGCGAGGAACTGCGGCCGAAGTAGTCGAAGGACAGCTCGAAGCCGTCGTAGACCGCCTTCTGGGCGTCGTGCGCCTGCGCACAGAACTCGGCGACCGACAGGCCCGCCGCCTTGGCGGCGAGTTCGGCCGGGGTGCCGTGCTCGTCGGTGGCGCAGATGTAGAGGACGTCGTGGCCGCGCTGGCGGAGGTACCGGGAGTACACATCCGCCGGAAGCATCGACCCGACCATGTTGCCCAGGTGCTTGATCCCGTTGATGTAGGGAAGCGCGCTGGTGATCAGGTGTCGAGCCATCCTCGGATGCTCCATTTCATATGTGCGGTATGTGCGGTGACAACGGGCCGTGACGGACTGTGATGCTGTTCATCGTATCGAACCGCCGATAGGCCCGGCGCCCCGTTATTCCACGGGTGGACGTCACGCAAAAGCGAGGGAAGTGACCTCTGCGTCACGGCCCTCGCGCCGGGGTCATGTTACAGGCGCGACGGCGGCGTCCCGGACCCGTGACCGCAGCGTGGGACGCGGGCGGACGGCCGGCCGTCCCACGGCGTCGACGGCGTTTTGCCGGGTGGGAGCGCCCGCCGGGGGGCATATGCGTGTGCGCTGGTTGAGCCGTCACCCGATCGAAGGAGATCACGAGTCGATCGTCACCGAACGCTTTGCTTCCAGGTTTCCTCTCTGCGCCCACCGAATGCGCCCGCGCTGACAGGCTGACGGCAATGACACCGGGCAGACGAGAGCCGCGAAGGACGCTCGGCGTACGGGGGCGGGGCAGGGCAGGGCACGGCGAAGAGGGTTCAGGGCCTCCGGCGGATTTCAGCGGGTTCAGGGGACGAGGTGGAGCGGTGAGCGATGGCGGACCCGAGGAGTCCGGGGGTGCCGTGGGACTGCCGAGCCGGCGACGGCAGCCGACTCCCATGACCCAGTGGGACCCGCCCGCACGCCTGTCCTATTGGGCCTTCCATACCAATCGGCGGCCGGCCTACATGCGTTTCGCGTATCTTCAGCTCGGCTCCGACGCGGCCGCCGAGGACGCGGTGGACGCCACCTTCGACTCGATCATGAACGAGTGGCTCCGGATGCTTCACATGGACCGCCTCGACGCCTACGCCTGGACCGTCCTCAAGCAACGGATCGTCGACCGCCAGCACCGCCGCACGCCCTGCCCCGAACCGATGGACATCAGCGCCTTCGAGGCGGCCCTCAAGGAGGTCCACACCGACCAGTACGAGGTACTGACCGACACCATCCGCTTCTACTCGGCCGTCTCCCGGCTCGCCGAGCGGCAGCGGGACGCGGTACTGCTGCGCTACGGGCTCCAGTGCAGCCCCGGTGAGGCGGCAGCCGTGATGGGCGTCGACGAGGCCACGGTCCGTTCGCAGCTCGGGCAGGCCCACCGTCGGCTCGCCCGCCTGCTCGACGCGTCCGCCGAATCATGAGGCCGCGAGAAGGCCGGGACTGCGACGGCACCCCCCGCTCCCTGACCGAGTTCCTGAGCCGGGCGAGCGTGCGCGACCGCTACCCGCACTACGACCTCGGCGCGGCGGAGGCCCGGCTGCTGCGCCTCCCGCGCACCGGGATGGGCCACGCCCACGGCCACGCCAACGGCCGCTCCCGCCGCCGTTCCGGCTACGGCTGGAGCGACCCGGTGCGGGACGTGCCGCTCGACGCCGAGCGGGCCCGACGCGACCTCAAGGCCGTGTGCCTGGCCGTCGTCTGCGAACCGAAGGCCGAGGCCCGGCTCCGCTCCTTCACCGACCGCGGCCACACCGACCTCGTCGGGGCCGTGGTCTTCGGATGCCTCCTGCACCTGGCCGGGATGCGCGAAGGCGCCCGCTTCTGGTGGCAGTTCGCCGCCGGTTCGGGCCGCGCACGCACCGCGCCCGCCGCGTACTGCCTCTTCCTCGACCACTCGCGGCGGGGCGAGCACCACGACGCCCGGGTGTGGGCTGTCGAACTCGGCCGCCGCGGGTTCCGGCCGGGCGGCCGACGCGACCTGCGCGAGGTGCGGCTGTGCGCGCAGGCGGCCGTGCTGCGCTACGTCGACCAGCTCGACGACCCCGACCTGGGCCCGGTGCCGCTGCCGAAGCCGGGGCTGCCGTCGGTGATCACCGCGTTCCGGCCCCCGGCGGTGCCCGCGGAGCCCACCCGGATCGGCGTCGGCCCGCTGCGCCACCCGTCGCTGACCGCCGCGGCCCGCGCCGGCGGCCGCTCCGCCGGCCCCGGGGAGGCGTTGGCGGAGGCCCGCCGCGCCCTCGCCGTCGTACGGGTACTGGAACGGCATCCGCTGGGGGTACGGGCCGGCCGGCTCGCGCGGGAGGCGGGGCTGGCGGAGGCGGAGCTGCGGCCCCTCCTTTCGATGCTGTGCGAGGAGGAGTACGCGTACCGCCCGGCCGCCGGGGTCTACGGCCGGGGGCCGGCCCTCGACCGGCTCGCCGGCCCGGGCCGCGCGGGCCTCGCGGAGCAGCTGCAGCGGACCCTGGCGCTGGCGCGGGACAGCGCGGGCGCCGCCGTCTACCTCAGCCGGTACGCCGAGGGGGAGGTCCGGATCACGCAGATGGCGGACGGGCCCGGGGCGCCGCCGGTGCGGGAGTGGGTGGATTTCCGGGCCGCCGCGCACGCCAGCGCCGTCGGCAAGTGCCTGCTCACCCAGCTCGACCACGACCGGCGGGCCGATCACGTGGCCCGGCACCGCCCGGCCCGGCTCACCCCGCAGACCATCACCGACAGCCGGGTCCTGTTCAGCGCCCTGGACGCGGTGGCCCCGGGCGCCCCCGTCTTCGACCTGCGCGAGTACTCCCCCGGGGTCGTCTGCGCGGCCGTCCCGATCGCGGCGGGCGACGCCGCCGGCAGCCTCGCCCTCTCGCTCCCGGCCACCCATGCGCACCGGCTGCGGCACGCCACCGAGGCGCTGCGCCGCAAGGCCGTCCCGGTGCTCCTGGCCCTGCTCCTGACGGGGGCCATCCCCCCGGACGCCCCCGGCGCGGGGGCCCCGGCGGAGCCGGTGAGCGGGCCCGTGCCGCAGCAGGCGGGCGCCGCGGGGATCACCCCCGAGGTCCTGCGCCACCTGCGGAACCTGTTCCGTACGCCGCTGACGGGGGCGGGGAGCGCGGCCGCCCCCGAGGGCCCGCACCTGGTCAGCGACCCGGCCTCGGCGGCCGCGTACCTCTTCGACGCCGCCTCGGACGGCGGGCAGCCGCGCCTGGCCCTGCCGCAGACCTTCGGACCCGTCAGCCCGGGCACCCTGTCCGCGGCGGGGGGCCTGGTGGTGCTGCGGGCCTGGGACAGGGCGTAGGCCCCGTCGTCAGCCGCCCGGGGTGAAGGAGTCCAGGGCGGCGTCGAAGTGGCTGCGGGCCTCGCCGAGCCGGCCGACGGGGGCGGAGACCCAGACGTCGTACATGCGGCCGTTCTCGTCCCAGCAGAGGTCGAAGGTGTGCCTGGCCCCCTCGGCCGTGGTGAAGCCGTTCCAGGTGAACTCCCAGAGGGCGGCGGGCAGTCCGTTGTGGGTGGTGGCCACGACCGTGCCGCCGCGGTAGCCCGGGTTGGTGTCGGGGCCGTCCGCGTCGGAGGCCCTCATGACGGCGAGCGGGCCGCCGGAGGCAGCCGGCGTCGTCTTGATGCCGATGCGGAACGCGCCGTCCGGGGACACGTAGATGACGCGCTGGTCATCGGTGCTGCGCTGGTAGCCCTGGGGCACGGCCAGGCTGAAACCCTGCGGGTCGGCCACGGTCCGGTAACCGGCGGGTGCCCGCTTGGCGCTCGCGGCGGCCGGCTTGGAGTTCGGCGGCGGGGCCGGGGCGGAGGGGGTCGGGGTCGAAGGGGTGGTGTCCGGGGCCCGGGGGGACGTGGGGCCGGCGTTCGCGGGAACCGGAGAGACCACCGTGGCGGCGGAGGGGCCCGACCCCGCCCGCCCGGCCGGTTCCGCCGTCCCGCCCCGGAGCAGCGACGTCACGGCCAAGGTGGCCACCACGGCCACGGCGACGAGTGCGGCCGCCAGCCCGGCCCGCATCCCCGGCCCCATCGCCCGCGCCGGAACGACGGTGGCGGGCCCGGGCGGAAGGGAGTCGACGGGCCCGGGCGGGACGGCGTCGACGGGCCCGGGCGGGACGGCGTCGGCGGGCCCGGGGCCAGGGGGAGGCACGGCGAGGGGCACCAAGGGCACCCGTCCCGTGGTCACGTACGCCGACAGCAGCCGCTCCGCCTCGGCCGCCCCCAGCCGGCGCTCCGGATCGCGCTCCAGCAGTCCCCGTACGACCGGCAGCAGCGGCCCCGCCTGCGCCGGCGGCCGGATGTCGGCGTAGACGACGGCGTGCAGGACCCCGCCGAGCGAGTCCCGGTGGAACGGCGAC
This Streptomyces sp. NBC_00539 DNA region includes the following protein-coding sequences:
- a CDS encoding MAB_1171c family putative transporter; protein product: MNGQDYYIPAVAMAVSVAFKVPALRADWRDPLLRSVCALLTLAGAVFTFAAPPTIAAVNRWTGVPNFSAPLVYCLITAFSASCLVLIFNWRGGEPEEIRRTSRRWISGYSVVIGTIIVVYALGSAPVERLRDFDTYYANTPYIRLMIAAYLLAHNVAAITMTAMCWRWALQVRGWLRTGLFIIVGGYVFSLAYDAAKMSAVVARWSGHDLDDLSTLVAPPLASMGALVSATGFVLPLLCQHLSDSWRTWSTYRRLGTLWHEMQSTAPAGTPSVRMSWWSPAEIRMIQRESDIHDGFLRLGPCFDRRRRDLAYAQARADGADEATARAVADAAMVAAAVRTSATAPGGTVGADGAERVHVTADGPRDLVRISHALRHSPLVAAARRQAAAVPGL
- a CDS encoding bestrophin-like domain, translated to MSEWLVLAIAMALVCALVLACTLLRHRRVAEDEDTSETPDVIEYMTMMVGVVYAIVLGLAIAGVWEARGSAEDSVRREAQSLYEVTQRADVYPAPVRDRIRGEVDAYVSHTVSVDWPRLTSGQAASTEGAKLLGTLRSDVTHQSPATELQAQAYQPLLDHIAAADDARHSRMQSDESTLPGVVWFGLLVGGVVTVGLIFTLQIRRSGRELLLAGLFSALIVFLLFMVWSFDAPYGRDGSDSAGPFEDLFPAVTVAAAR
- the metG gene encoding methionine--tRNA ligase; protein product: MARHLITSALPYINGIKHLGNMVGSMLPADVYSRYLRQRGHDVLYICATDEHGTPAELAAKAAGLSVAEFCAQAHDAQKAVYDGFELSFDYFGRSSSQQNAEITQHFARRLQENGFIEERAIRQVYSPVDGRFLPDRYVEGTCPHCGYDKARGDQCENCTRVLDPTDLIEPRSAISGSTDLEVRETKHLFLLQSKLQHEVEAWVAEHEEEWPQLASSIARKWLTEGLHDRAITRDLDWGVPVPADTWPELAADGKVFYVWFDAPIEYIASTKEWADADPANRDYKSWWYEAEDVRYTQFMAKDNVPFHTVMFPATELGTREPWKKVDYVKAFNWLTYYGGKFSTSQKRGVFTDQALEILPADFWRYFLIANAPESDDSSFTWEHFAATVNKDLGGTLGNFVNRVLTFSRKKFGDEVPAGSPAGEVEAKLGEQIAELLAEYEGHMESLQYRKAAAALRALWSAGNAYLDEKAPWLEVKTDLEGAALTLRTAMNLIHLYSVVSEPFIPASARAMRSAFALADDTATWVTPEQARSLDAVPAGTPFTVPPVLFARVTEEDLESYRERFGGSPEA
- a CDS encoding RNA polymerase sigma factor; its protein translation is MRFAYLQLGSDAAAEDAVDATFDSIMNEWLRMLHMDRLDAYAWTVLKQRIVDRQHRRTPCPEPMDISAFEAALKEVHTDQYEVLTDTIRFYSAVSRLAERQRDAVLLRYGLQCSPGEAAAVMGVDEATVRSQLGQAHRRLARLLDASAES
- a CDS encoding serine/threonine-protein kinase translates to MSQGESRNSAVIGGRYRLDKRLGRGGMGTVWRAEDELLGRAVAVKELHLDGGREAGGALREARTVAQVRHPHVVVVHDVVEHEGRPHIVMELVDGGSLADRLAAKGPLSVEETARTGLALLGALGAAHARGVLHRDVKPANVLMEAGTGRVVLTDFGIAHLAGVTTISETGAFVGSPEYTSPERMQGAAAGPASDLWSLGVLLCAALTGESPFHRDSLGGVLHAVVYADIRPPAQAGPLLPVVRGLLERDPERRLGAAEAERLLSAYVTTGRVPLVPLAVPPPGPGPADAVPPGPVDAVPPGPVDSLPPGPATVVPARAMGPGMRAGLAAALVAVAVVATLAVTSLLRGGTAEPAGRAGSGPSAATVVSPVPANAGPTSPRAPDTTPSTPTPSAPAPPPNSKPAAASAKRAPAGYRTVADPQGFSLAVPQGYQRSTDDQRVIYVSPDGAFRIGIKTTPAASGGPLAVMRASDADGPDTNPGYRGGTVVATTHNGLPAALWEFTWNGFTTAEGARHTFDLCWDENGRMYDVWVSAPVGRLGEARSHFDAALDSFTPGG